One window from the genome of Clostridia bacterium encodes:
- the proB gene encoding glutamate 5-kinase, translating into MSKRNIKSDIIVIKVGTSTLTYETGKLNLKRLDILSRIISDLKNSGKRVVLVSSGAIGVGMSKLGMTQRPQSVKEKQAIAAVGQCELMSIYDRLFAEYGTVVAQILLTKDVLTNKERNDNIINTFNVLLDKGIVPIVNENDSISIDEIKFGDNDTLSSIVSKIVNADTLIILSDIDGLYNKNPREYSDAKIIRQIDVIDNSVEEMASGAGSNRGTGGMITKITAAKMATETGTDVVIANGCDPHIIYDILDGEEIGTIFTGRK; encoded by the coding sequence ATGTCAAAACGCAATATAAAATCTGACATCATTGTTATAAAAGTTGGAACAAGCACATTAACATATGAAACAGGAAAACTTAATTTAAAAAGGCTTGATATCTTATCAAGAATTATCTCTGATTTAAAAAATTCAGGGAAGAGGGTAGTTCTTGTATCATCAGGTGCTATTGGTGTGGGAATGTCAAAACTTGGGATGACACAAAGACCTCAATCAGTTAAGGAGAAACAGGCTATTGCTGCTGTCGGCCAATGTGAACTTATGAGCATCTATGACAGACTGTTTGCAGAATACGGAACAGTTGTGGCGCAGATTCTTCTTACAAAAGATGTTCTTACCAATAAAGAAAGAAATGATAATATAATAAATACATTTAATGTATTATTAGATAAAGGCATTGTTCCTATTGTTAACGAGAATGACTCTATATCCATTGACGAAATTAAGTTTGGAGATAATGATACTTTGTCTTCCATAGTTTCAAAAATAGTTAACGCAGATACTCTTATAATTTTATCTGATATTGACGGTTTGTATAATAAAAATCCGAGAGAATATTCAGATGCAAAAATTATAAGACAGATAGATGTAATTGACAATAGCGTAGAAGAAATGGCATCCGGTGCAGGAAGTAACCGTGGTACAGGCGGAATGATAACAAAAATCACTGCAGCAAAAATGGCAACTGAAACAGGAACTGATGTTGTAATTGCTAACGGATGTGATCCTCATATTATATATGATATATTGGACGGGGAAGAAATAGGTACAATTTTTACAGGAAGGAAATAA
- a CDS encoding glutamate-5-semialdehyde dehydrogenase, producing MEELILKGKATKKASSYLRTLNKDDKNNLIKSIINSIDKNRNYILSENRKDIENARANGIKDTMIDRLTLTDERIDDIIEGGKNLISLNDPVGEIISMWERPNGIKIGKKRVPIGVIGIIYEARPNVTVDAALLCLKTSNAVILKGGKEAINSNIALVNVIKSALSENEVLQDAVNIIEDTDREVTLSFMKLNKYLDLLIPRGGAGLIKTVVENATVPLIETGTGNCHTYIDSSFDFKMAEDIIINAKTQRPSVCNACESLVINKQIANEFLPYIVEKLKAKNVEVRGCEESLKICPEILKATDEDFYKEYNDLIISVKIVEGIDEAIEHINEHSTGHSECIITDNYFNSEKFLNDIDSACVYVNASTRFTDGYEFGFGAEIGISTQKLHARGPMGLTELTSIKYIIYGNGQVR from the coding sequence ATGGAAGAACTTATTTTAAAAGGGAAGGCAACTAAAAAAGCATCCTCCTATCTTAGAACATTAAATAAAGATGATAAGAATAATTTAATAAAAAGCATAATAAACAGTATTGATAAAAACAGAAACTATATCCTTTCAGAAAACAGAAAAGATATAGAAAATGCACGTGCAAACGGAATAAAAGATACAATGATAGACAGATTAACCCTTACAGATGAAAGAATTGACGATATTATAGAGGGCGGGAAAAATCTTATAAGTCTTAACGACCCTGTTGGAGAGATAATCTCAATGTGGGAAAGACCTAATGGTATTAAAATAGGTAAAAAAAGAGTTCCTATCGGTGTTATCGGGATAATTTACGAAGCGCGTCCTAATGTTACTGTTGATGCGGCTCTTTTATGTCTTAAAACATCCAATGCTGTAATTTTAAAAGGCGGAAAAGAAGCAATTAACTCCAATATTGCTCTTGTAAATGTTATTAAATCTGCACTTTCTGAAAACGAAGTTTTGCAGGATGCAGTAAATATAATAGAAGATACTGACAGGGAAGTTACCCTTTCATTTATGAAACTTAATAAATATCTTGATTTGCTTATTCCTCGTGGGGGAGCAGGGCTTATTAAAACAGTTGTAGAAAATGCAACCGTTCCTTTAATTGAAACAGGCACAGGAAATTGCCATACATATATTGATTCTTCATTTGATTTTAAAATGGCAGAAGATATAATAATAAATGCAAAAACTCAAAGACCGTCTGTGTGTAATGCCTGTGAAAGCCTTGTAATAAATAAACAAATAGCAAATGAATTTTTGCCTTATATAGTAGAAAAATTAAAAGCAAAAAATGTTGAAGTAAGGGGTTGTGAAGAGTCTTTAAAAATATGCCCCGAAATTTTAAAAGCAACTGATGAAGATTTTTATAAAGAGTATAACGACCTTATAATATCGGTTAAAATAGTTGAAGGAATAGATGAGGCGATAGAACATATCAACGAACATTCTACCGGCCATTCTGAATGTATTATAACTGATAATTATTTTAACTCGGAGAAATTCCTTAATGATATAGATTCTGCTTGTGTTTATGTGAATGCTTCAACAAGGTTTACCGATGGGTATGAGTTTGGTTTTGGTGCAGAAATAGGTATAAGCACTCAGAAACTTCATGCCAGAGGGCCTATGGGGCTTACAGAATTAACAAGTATAAAATATATAATATACGGAAACGGACAGGTAAGATAA